One region of Syntrophales bacterium genomic DNA includes:
- the thpR gene encoding RNA 2',3'-cyclic phosphodiesterase, translating into MRDNGAFRLFLAIAPPDGLNREIARLQGRLQRIVTGNIRWVKPEGLHLTLKFFGDVSAMEVEQISAACGQAAAADAPFTLSLRGLGTFPSAKRPRVVYLEMEGDTKRLTVFQAKLEKKLSEMSFPREERPFLPHLTLARIKTLSEPDSLLRELSASSAYEARQFTASELCLFKSDLTPGGAIYTKLAAYPFAGNAGE; encoded by the coding sequence ATGCGGGATAATGGGGCATTTCGCCTCTTTCTGGCAATCGCTCCGCCGGACGGGCTCAACCGGGAAATCGCGAGGCTTCAAGGACGTTTGCAAAGGATCGTCACCGGGAATATCCGGTGGGTAAAGCCGGAAGGCCTGCACCTCACGCTGAAATTCTTCGGGGATGTCTCCGCAATGGAGGTTGAGCAGATATCCGCGGCATGCGGGCAGGCGGCGGCCGCGGACGCTCCCTTCACTCTTTCGCTCCGCGGGCTGGGGACGTTCCCCTCGGCGAAACGTCCCCGAGTTGTCTATCTGGAAATGGAGGGTGATACAAAGCGGCTGACAGTGTTTCAAGCCAAACTGGAAAAGAAGCTTTCTGAAATGAGCTTCCCCAGGGAGGAGCGCCCGTTTTTGCCGCACCTGACCCTGGCCCGGATAAAGACCTTGTCGGAACCGGACAGTCTTCTCAGGGAGTTATCGGCAAGCAGCGCTTACGAGGCGAGACAGTTTACCGCCTCCGAACTCTGCCTATTTAAAAGCGACCTTACCCCCGGCGGGGCGATTTACACAAAACTTGCCGCCTACCCGTTTGCCGGGAACGCGGGGGAATAA
- a CDS encoding phosphatidylglycerophosphatase A, with translation MPGTFGTFVGIPLYLVFSSLSWPIWLITTLAFCFLAWHVADEAERLFGQKDAQCIVIDEIAGLQWTLFLVAPTLSHIAIGFVLFRIFDITKPFPARFFQDKLPGGGGIVADDLAAGVYGNIVLQLLIYWFKL, from the coding sequence ATGCCGGGGACCTTCGGAACGTTTGTCGGGATTCCACTGTATCTGGTTTTTTCGTCGCTGTCCTGGCCAATCTGGCTGATTACGACTCTGGCCTTCTGCTTTCTTGCCTGGCATGTCGCGGACGAGGCGGAGAGGCTTTTTGGACAAAAGGACGCCCAATGCATCGTAATTGACGAAATAGCCGGTCTCCAGTGGACGCTGTTTCTCGTTGCGCCGACGTTATCCCATATAGCCATAGGCTTTGTTTTGTTTAGGATTTTCGATATAACCAAGCCGTTTCCCGCGCGTTTTTTTCAGGACAAGCTCCCCGGCGGCGGCGGAATAGTGGCGGATGACCTGGCCGCGGGGGTTTATGGAAATATCGTCCTGCAGCTTCTGATTTATTGGTTCAAATTATAA
- a CDS encoding recombination regulator RecX: MDEERDFAKAKEKAFRLLGIRAHSERELRLKLKSGNFAPAVLEDVIVRCRELGYINDGEFARQRARALATNRLAGNRRIAFDLQEKGVAADLRAAAIAAVDEEMDEAERIRRLLGKRLPGQTSGRTEEKEKARLIRNLMGKGFPLELILRTINEQEEEAVHDDDGQ, from the coding sequence ATGGACGAAGAGCGCGACTTCGCAAAGGCCAAAGAAAAGGCCTTCCGACTGTTGGGAATCCGGGCTCACAGCGAAAGGGAACTGCGCCTGAAACTGAAGTCGGGGAATTTCGCCCCGGCCGTTCTCGAGGACGTAATCGTTAGATGCCGGGAGCTTGGATATATCAACGATGGGGAGTTCGCCCGGCAGCGGGCAAGGGCGCTGGCGACAAACCGACTGGCCGGAAATCGCAGGATAGCCTTCGACCTGCAGGAAAAGGGGGTCGCCGCTGATCTCCGGGCAGCGGCAATCGCTGCGGTTGACGAAGAGATGGACGAAGCGGAACGAATCAGGCGCTTACTGGGGAAACGCCTTCCGGGACAGACGTCCGGAAGGACAGAAGAAAAGGAAAAGGCACGATTAATCAGGAACTTGATGGGCAAGGGGTTTCCCCTGGAGCTTATCCTGCGCACAATCAACGAACAGGAGGAAG
- a CDS encoding competence/damage-inducible protein A, producing MKVGILTIGNELTSGKIQDTNSAMIARAMQLQGWVLVRMMSVGDDNDAIHDALSYMLSHVEALVVTGGLGPTSDDITTAAIASSFGLELHTDEAVLAYVRSIFENRGLRWTENNAKQAVFPAGARIIANPSGTAAGFALYRAGKIIAVIPGVPHEAKKMLFEGVIPLFRETFPASSLHVKTSIFRLSGIGESAVDEAIAGDNLAGAGISVGFYPNFPENQLVLTVREKSAEAASEKLAAACKTVEMRLGNYIFARGEESLAGNIAKILTERKLTLSTAESCTGGLIANRLTDIPGSSAFFERGAVSYSNESKVALLGIPEGVISAHGAVSEETARLMAEGIRRSAGTDLGLSVTGIAGPDGGTVEKPVGTTFIALATGDQTFCRHYAFRWDRRRNRTIASESALLMLWRYLTGELRDAG from the coding sequence ATGAAGGTCGGCATACTGACAATCGGCAACGAATTGACGAGCGGCAAGATACAGGACACAAACTCCGCGATGATCGCCCGGGCGATGCAGCTCCAGGGCTGGGTCCTGGTGCGGATGATGTCCGTCGGAGACGATAACGACGCGATTCATGACGCGCTTTCCTACATGCTTTCCCATGTCGAGGCGCTGGTCGTAACCGGCGGCCTGGGACCGACCTCCGACGACATTACCACCGCCGCCATCGCCAGCTCCTTCGGCCTGGAATTGCACACCGATGAAGCCGTTCTTGCCTATGTCCGGAGCATTTTTGAAAACCGGGGGCTGCGCTGGACCGAAAACAACGCCAAACAGGCGGTCTTCCCGGCGGGGGCAAGGATCATCGCCAACCCCTCCGGAACCGCGGCCGGCTTCGCCCTTTACCGGGCAGGAAAGATCATCGCCGTTATTCCCGGCGTCCCCCACGAAGCCAAAAAAATGCTCTTCGAGGGGGTAATCCCCCTTTTCCGGGAGACCTTTCCCGCTTCCTCGCTCCATGTAAAAACAAGCATCTTCCGGCTCTCCGGGATTGGCGAATCGGCAGTCGATGAAGCGATCGCCGGCGATAATCTGGCCGGAGCAGGAATCAGCGTGGGATTCTATCCCAATTTCCCCGAAAACCAACTGGTGCTGACGGTGCGGGAAAAATCGGCAGAAGCGGCGTCGGAAAAACTCGCGGCCGCATGCAAAACGGTTGAAATGAGGCTGGGGAATTACATCTTCGCGCGGGGCGAGGAGTCGCTTGCCGGAAACATTGCGAAGATATTGACAGAAAGAAAACTTACGCTCTCCACGGCGGAATCATGCACCGGGGGACTGATCGCGAACCGGCTGACGGACATCCCCGGCAGCTCCGCGTTTTTCGAGCGCGGCGCAGTTTCCTACAGTAATGAGTCCAAAGTCGCCCTGCTGGGTATCCCGGAGGGGGTGATCAGCGCCCACGGCGCGGTAAGCGAGGAAACGGCGCGGCTGATGGCCGAGGGAATCCGCCGGTCAGCGGGAACCGATCTGGGGCTGTCCGTGACGGGAATCGCCGGTCCCGACGGCGGCACAGTGGAAAAGCCCGTCGGCACAACCTTTATCGCCCTGGCAACCGGCGACCAGACCTTTTGCCGTCATTACGCCTTCCGCTGGGACAGAAGGCGCAACCGAACAATCGCCTCCGAATCCGCCCTGTTGATGCTCTGGCGATATCTGACGGGGGAGCTGCGCGATGCGGGATAA
- the recA gene encoding recombinase RecA, whose protein sequence is MAADTERARAVDLAISQIEKQFGKGAIMRLGGNEVISDIPAIPTGSISLDIALGTGGVPRGRIIEIFGPESGGKTTLSLHIIAEAQKLGGLAAFIDAEHALDVVYARKIGVNTDDLLISQPDTGEQALEICETLVRSGALDILVVDSVAALVPKAEIEGEMGDAQMGLQARLMSQALRKLTGSISKSKTTVIFINQLRMKIGVFFGNPETTTGGNALKFYSTMRLDIRKVTALKSGQDVIGFRTRVKVVKNKVAPPFRETEFDIIFGEGISKEGDLIDLASDKGIIEKSGAWYSYNGDRLGQGRDNTRTFLKENTDTMKKIETELLEKLGIGHKKADVVESAK, encoded by the coding sequence ATGGCAGCAGATACGGAACGGGCACGGGCGGTTGATCTGGCGATCTCGCAGATTGAAAAGCAGTTTGGCAAGGGTGCGATTATGCGGTTGGGGGGAAACGAGGTGATCTCCGATATTCCCGCCATCCCGACGGGCTCGATCAGCCTCGATATCGCCCTCGGCACGGGCGGCGTCCCCCGTGGCAGGATCATCGAGATCTTCGGCCCCGAGTCCGGCGGGAAGACAACCCTCTCGCTGCACATCATCGCCGAGGCGCAGAAGCTGGGCGGACTTGCGGCGTTCATTGACGCCGAGCACGCCCTCGACGTCGTCTATGCGCGCAAGATTGGCGTCAACACCGACGATCTTCTGATCTCCCAGCCCGACACCGGGGAACAGGCGCTGGAAATCTGCGAGACCCTCGTGCGCAGCGGGGCGCTCGATATTCTGGTTGTCGATTCGGTCGCCGCGCTGGTTCCCAAGGCGGAAATCGAAGGGGAAATGGGCGACGCCCAGATGGGCCTTCAGGCGCGGCTGATGTCGCAGGCGCTGAGAAAATTGACCGGCAGCATCAGCAAGTCAAAAACAACTGTGATCTTCATCAACCAGCTCCGGATGAAGATCGGCGTTTTCTTCGGCAACCCGGAAACGACGACCGGCGGGAACGCGCTCAAATTCTACTCCACGATGCGCCTTGACATCCGCAAGGTAACCGCGCTCAAATCCGGGCAGGATGTCATCGGCTTCCGCACCCGCGTCAAGGTGGTGAAAAACAAGGTTGCCCCGCCGTTTCGGGAAACGGAATTTGATATCATTTTCGGGGAGGGAATCTCGAAAGAGGGAGACTTGATTGATCTGGCAAGCGACAAGGGAATCATCGAAAAAAGCGGCGCCTGGTACTCCTACAACGGTGACAGACTCGGCCAGGGAAGGGATAACACCCGCACCTTCCTGAAGGAAAACACAGACACGATGAAGAAAATCGAAACCGAATTATTAGAGAAGCTCGGCATCGGACATAAAAAAGCGGACGTCGTGGAAAGCGCCAAATAA